tattattacgaTTAAAATGGGAAATATTTTTGtgcattttttaaaacttattttgttttattttttaaaccttatagttttcaaaaattttgtcaaaattaatttggatatgatttttaaaaatatctccccacttataataaaattgcattttgtatacataaataaacattttaaaCTGAATttactaatattattattattattttaattctagAGGTGCTCTGATAATGTGTTTATAATGACATCACTGATGTGAGCTACTGGAACTTCCAATCTCATTATTTATAATTGGAGTACCTCCTAAGTTTGTTACTAAATTTTTTAGTGCACCtccaatattaaatattatagttaatttagtttataaatGTTTATGTGTATACACAACTCAATTGTATTATAAGTGGAAccgaaattaaaaaaaaaacattccaataaatttaaaaaaaattaaaaaaaatacgatttaaacaaattaaaacacaaatagggtttaaataatttgtaaaacTGATGTccattttttgtaaataatgatacattttataaaaataaatcggATATGTAAGACATTAATaggtttaaaataacaatagcaattaaaaaaagggtttaaaaagaaaaaaaaattatttcaataattacaaataaaagaagAGCCAGTTTCTTGGCCTACGAAAATTCTCCTTGAGCTGTTAGATAATGACTTGgcttattcaatatatatatatatatatatattgacttgGTAATGATGTGATCATTCAAGGGctattttaatcaataaaatggTTGTGGgctatttaactagaaaaaaaagagagaaaaaggccAACTCGGAGAAAAAGCCAAAAAACAATTTAACTAATTAGCAACATcaatcaaatataattaaaataaaatttttaagtttaaaacatgtacttttaattaatattaattcaatagaagaaaatttttcttttccaagAAGCACAAGCAAACTTTTGACTTATTATCATATACATGGTACTTAAATGGAAATTAGATTTCTGCATCTTTcgttaattaataaatgaaaggaACGATTGAAATTTCAAACAACACATAAAGcacaaaattttagttttacaaTGTAGACATATCATtccacatatttatttttattattattaaactttaATAATACCGTGATGGCATAAAAGACATAATTTTAACGTGACACCCATGACAATAATATGAAATGATCATTCGAATcatatggaaataaaataataaacacaatTAAGTTAcgtaacaaaataatttaaataagtaaatcTTCAAACCATCTCCAAATAACCCATCAATGGCAGAACTCTTCTTCTCCATAGCCATCATCtctttcatccttctccttcctcttctcctCCACCTTCTTCTCaagaaccctaaccctaaccctaatccacCAAGCCCTCCTGGTCTTCCTCTCATTGGCCACCTTCATCTTCTCAAGCCTCCCCACCACCGAGCACTAGCCCATCTCTCCGACCTCCATGGCCCGATACTTCTCCTCCGCTTCGGCTCTCGCCGTGTTCTTCTCGTCTCCTCCTACTCCGATGCGAACGAGTGCTTCACTGTCAACGACATTACCTTTGCCAACCGTCCCCGCCTACTCGCCGGAAAATACCTCGGCTACAACTACCGCACTCTCTCCTGGGCCCCTTATGGCCCTCACTGGCGCAACCTCCGCCGCATTGCCACCATGCAAGTCCTCTCCACCCACCGGCTCCTCTCTTCCTCCCACCTCCGCTCCGACGAGGTCCTCTCCCTCGTCAAAGTCCTCCTCCGTGACTACTCCGGCCCTGGCTTCCACCTCGCCGAACTGAGGACCAAGTTCTTTGCCCTCTCTTACAACATCGTCATGCGGATGATAGCTAACAAGAGGTACTACGGCGACGCTGATGAAAGCTCGTCGGAGGCCGGGAAGGAGTTCAGGGACCTCGCCAAAGAGACATTCAGCGGCTCTGCGATGTCCAATGCCGCAGACCTGTTTCCGGTGGTGCGGTGGCTTGGTATTGGAGGGCAAGAGAGGAGATTGAAGAGATTGAGGAAGAGAAGGGATACGTTCTTTCAGCAGCTCGTCAACGAGCACAGGAACATGAGAAAGTGCGGATCACGAGGTGGGGAGGGATCTCCGGCAGAGAAATCTACGGTGATCGACGTCCTGCTCTCGTTGCAAGAAAGTGACCCGGATTACTATGACGATGACATGATCAAGGGATTTATTACGGTATGGTACCTCTAACTTCAACTAactggtgtatatatatacatcgaGAGATATATATACAAAGGATCAATTATCTAGGCACGTCCTTAGTAATCTAAGGACGTGCTTACAGTATTCTTGGCATGAATATTGGCATGTACAgtgatatattaatttttagtcaTTAGGCCAATATTCAAACCGTTCCTACTTAATCATCACCTTTTAAATCCCATTTGCAACcccgaaatatatatataaatgaacaaCATTCCTTAATCCATCACAAGTGAAGTAGAATGGAATGACACTATCTTTCTTTCTAGGGATGCTCTCTCttcctttattttttctcttatgtttttttttttatttagacttTAGAGTTGCTttacaaacaaccctaattgaTGTATTtctatacacacacatatattccTCTTTTTCATCCTTTCATCCgcaaagtaaaaaattaaataaaaaatttaataaatcaaaatcaaacatacTATTTAAGTTTTCTAATCACCTTCATCCCAGAAGTATATTGTTTGTAACCGCCTATCattctaacatatatatatatatatatatatacatatgtattacaGTTGACCTAATAGTCATTTTACATCAGGAAGCTCTCCTCACATTAACCTAATTTGCCGTACTTTTATATGTGATATCTTCTGTAAAGTTCCCTATCTTCTTGTATCATATAGCTTTAATTATTGCACTTaatcttttgcttcttttatgcttGCAAAAAACAATTCTAACAAGCATTGTAATGTAATGCATGCAGCAAATGTTGATTGCCGGAACAGACACAACGTCGTTAACAATAGAATGGATGATGTCTCTTCTCCTCAATAATCCTCACATCCTAAAAAAAGTAAGGGAGGAGCTTGACGCAAACATAAAGCCAGGTTCATTATTGGAAGAAGCTTATTTCTCTAAGCTTCCATACCTGTATGCAGTGATAAACGAGACACTGAGAATGTATCCAGCCGGGCCAGTGCTATTACCACATGAATCATCTCAAGATTGCATCATTAATGGCTTTTATGTACCGAGTGGCACAATTCTATTAGTGAATGTGTGGAAGGTGCACAGAGATCCAGAATTTTGGGAGGAGCCAAACAAATTTAAACCTGAGAGGTTTTTTAAAAGTAGTACTGACGGGACTTGTAAGGTGATAAATGAAGGGTTTAAGATGATGCCGTTTGGattagggagaagaagatgcccTGGTGAAGTGCTTGCCATGAGGGTGGTGGCCTTGGTGGTGGGAACTCTAGTGCACTGCTTTGAATGGGAGAAAGTTGGAGATGAAGAGGTGGATATGAGCGAGGGACCAGAGTTCACTTTAACAAAAGCTAAACCTTTGGAAGCGATGTATAAACCAAGGGAGTCCAAAGTTGGTTCTTTAGTGTGGGagtaattaattgaaaattatatattgtaGCGAAACATTAGTTA
This is a stretch of genomic DNA from Dioscorea cayenensis subsp. rotundata cultivar TDr96_F1 unplaced genomic scaffold, TDr96_F1_v2_PseudoChromosome.rev07_lg8_w22 25.fasta BLBR01000075.1, whole genome shotgun sequence. It encodes these proteins:
- the LOC120253384 gene encoding cytochrome P450 81Q32-like, with product MAELFFSIAIISFILLLPLLLHLLLKNPNPNPNPPSPPGLPLIGHLHLLKPPHHRALAHLSDLHGPILLLRFGSRRVLLVSSYSDANECFTVNDITFANRPRLLAGKYLGYNYRTLSWAPYGPHWRNLRRIATMQVLSTHRLLSSSHLRSDEVLSLVKVLLRDYSGPGFHLAELRTKFFALSYNIVMRMIANKRYYGDADESSSEAGKEFRDLAKETFSGSAMSNAADLFPVVRWLGIGGQERRLKRLRKRRDTFFQQLVNEHRNMRKCGSRGGEGSPAEKSTVIDVLLSLQESDPDYYDDDMIKGFITQMLIAGTDTTSLTIEWMMSLLLNNPHILKKVREELDANIKPGSLLEEAYFSKLPYLYAVINETLRMYPAGPVLLPHESSQDCIINGFYVPSGTILLVNVWKVHRDPEFWEEPNKFKPERFFKSSTDGTCKVINEGFKMMPFGLGRRRCPGEVLAMRVVALVVGTLVHCFEWEKVGDEEVDMSEGPEFTLTKAKPLEAMYKPRESKVGSLVWE